Proteins from a single region of Corynebacterium casei LMG S-19264:
- a CDS encoding L-lactate permease — translation MERFTIDTVAIGGSLGLTALVSTIPLLTFFVMLLGVKARAHTSGAVALIVSILVALFGMGMPVDLALSSAGRGALFGLLPIVFVIVMAIWFYEITVASGRFEDLRRTFDILGGGDIRIQAILIAFCFGGLLEALAGFGAPVAITATMILALGVPPLRAATVVLIANTAPVAFGAVAIPITTAGEVGGRTLEQTENIAAIVGHQAPFLAFIVPFIILFVLDGFRGVKEAAPAAFVIGLSFAIAQWAASNFFAYQLTDVVACIVSLGAAFAFLRVWDPKGVPELRERLNVGPHETDIDLPGRRIWMALMPYAVVTLIFGLANLGSWLPGLLSQVTVSFNWPLLTGTLADANGAEVNTAYSIAVLSNPGSLLLISGIIVAVFYSIFNDNGKYPLKAGQVWGAFTDTAFRMRWAALTIVLVLALAYVMNYSGQTVAMGEYLAALGGIFAFLAPVLGWIGTAVTGSDTSANALFSKLQVTAANNIGINPDLLLAANTVGGVTGKMISPQSLAIAATAVQMEGEESKIFKAVIGYSTFFLILLCILVFLQTNVLSFMAPVVG, via the coding sequence TTGGAGAGATTTACTATTGATACAGTCGCCATCGGCGGTAGTTTGGGATTAACCGCGCTGGTATCCACAATTCCCCTGCTGACGTTCTTCGTAATGCTGTTGGGCGTCAAGGCTCGTGCCCATACTTCGGGTGCTGTGGCACTGATTGTTTCTATTCTTGTAGCGCTGTTCGGCATGGGAATGCCCGTTGACTTGGCGCTGTCATCCGCAGGACGCGGTGCACTCTTTGGTCTGCTGCCAATCGTGTTCGTGATTGTCATGGCAATTTGGTTCTATGAAATCACGGTTGCATCGGGTCGCTTTGAGGACTTGCGTCGGACTTTTGACATCCTCGGTGGGGGCGATATCCGAATTCAGGCGATCTTGATTGCTTTCTGTTTCGGTGGTCTTTTGGAAGCCCTGGCTGGTTTCGGCGCACCGGTTGCTATTACCGCGACCATGATTTTGGCGCTGGGGGTTCCGCCACTGCGCGCGGCAACAGTCGTACTTATTGCAAACACGGCACCGGTGGCATTCGGTGCGGTTGCAATTCCAATCACCACCGCCGGTGAAGTTGGTGGACGTACCCTAGAACAGACGGAAAACATTGCGGCCATCGTCGGCCACCAGGCACCATTTCTGGCTTTCATCGTGCCTTTCATCATCTTGTTCGTCCTCGACGGCTTCCGCGGCGTGAAGGAAGCAGCCCCAGCTGCATTTGTCATTGGCCTGTCTTTCGCAATCGCACAGTGGGCGGCATCGAACTTCTTCGCGTACCAGCTCACCGACGTTGTGGCTTGTATCGTCTCACTGGGCGCAGCCTTCGCGTTCTTGCGCGTATGGGATCCAAAGGGCGTGCCAGAGCTGCGTGAGCGCCTCAACGTTGGGCCACATGAGACCGATATTGATCTTCCAGGCCGCCGTATCTGGATGGCATTGATGCCTTATGCCGTTGTGACCCTTATCTTCGGCCTTGCCAACCTTGGTTCCTGGCTGCCAGGTCTTTTGTCCCAGGTCACCGTTTCCTTCAACTGGCCGCTGCTCACGGGCACTCTTGCGGACGCCAACGGTGCCGAGGTTAACACCGCCTACTCCATCGCGGTACTCAGCAACCCTGGTTCCTTGCTGCTCATCTCCGGCATCATCGTCGCGGTCTTCTACAGCATTTTCAACGACAACGGAAAGTACCCACTGAAGGCCGGCCAGGTCTGGGGTGCTTTTACTGACACCGCATTCCGCATGCGCTGGGCAGCACTGACCATCGTGCTGGTGCTGGCGCTTGCCTATGTCATGAACTACTCCGGCCAGACCGTGGCCATGGGCGAATACCTGGCAGCCCTCGGCGGCATCTTCGCCTTCCTCGCACCGGTTCTGGGTTGGATTGGTACCGCAGTCACCGGCTCTGACACTTCTGCCAATGCACTATTTAGTAAGTTGCAGGTCACCGCCGCAAACAACATTGGCATTAACCCAGACCTCCTACTGGCAGCTAACACCGTAGGTGGCGTGACCGGCAAGATGATCTCCCCGCAGTCGCTGGCCATCGCTGCAACCGCCGTGCAGATGGAAGGCGAAGAGTCCAAGATCTTCAAGGCAGTTATTGGTTATTCCACCTTCTTCCTAATCCTGCTGTGTATCTTGGTCTTCCTGCAAACCAACGTTTTGAGCTTCATGGCACCGGTAGTCGGCTAG
- the argS gene encoding arginine--tRNA ligase: MTPADLAQLIKESASTVFERHDLDASVLPDTVTVERPRNPEHGDYATNVALQVAKKAGVNPRELATWLAEALAESDAIDVAEIAGPGFLNIRLAAAAQGEIVAKIAAAGEQYGHGEAMADVKVNLEFVSANPTGPIHLGGTRWAAVGDSLGRIFEAAGAVVTREYYFNDHGGQIDRFARSLVAAAKGEPTPEDGYGGQYIHDIAADVIAQKADALEGSVEEVQENFRSLGVEMMFEQIKSDLREFGVDFDVYFHENSLFESGAVDKAIEQLKNSGQMYQGEGAWWLKSTDYGDSKDRVVIKSDGNAAYIAGDIAYVADKFDRGHNLNIYMLGADHHGYVPRLKAAAAALGYDADAVEVLIGQMVNLLRNGQAVKMSKRAGTVITMNDLVEAIGVDAARYSLVRSSVDQSIDIDLALWAAQSSDNPVYYVQYGHARLCSIQRKAEEVGVNSDSADLALLTHEREGDLIRTLGEFPAVVAEAAELREPHRVARYAEELASVFHKFYDQCQILPKAGEEAEPIHGARLALAQATRQVLANALGMVGVSAPEKM, from the coding sequence ATGACTCCAGCTGATTTAGCCCAATTGATCAAAGAGTCCGCTTCGACGGTCTTTGAACGCCATGATCTAGACGCATCTGTTTTGCCTGACACTGTCACGGTAGAGCGACCACGCAACCCAGAGCACGGCGATTACGCCACCAATGTTGCGTTGCAGGTTGCGAAGAAGGCTGGCGTAAACCCACGCGAACTGGCGACGTGGTTGGCTGAAGCTTTGGCTGAATCAGACGCGATTGATGTTGCAGAGATTGCTGGTCCAGGCTTTTTGAATATTCGTCTCGCTGCGGCCGCACAGGGTGAGATTGTTGCCAAGATTGCTGCCGCTGGTGAACAATATGGCCACGGCGAGGCCATGGCCGACGTTAAAGTCAACCTTGAGTTCGTCTCTGCGAACCCAACTGGCCCAATCCACTTGGGCGGTACCCGCTGGGCAGCTGTGGGTGACTCTTTGGGTCGTATCTTTGAAGCAGCCGGCGCGGTTGTGACCCGTGAGTACTACTTCAATGATCACGGTGGCCAAATCGACCGTTTCGCTCGCTCCCTGGTTGCTGCGGCCAAGGGCGAACCCACCCCTGAAGATGGTTACGGCGGACAGTACATCCACGACATTGCTGCCGATGTCATCGCGCAGAAAGCGGATGCCCTGGAAGGGTCTGTTGAAGAGGTACAGGAGAACTTCCGTTCCTTGGGTGTGGAGATGATGTTTGAGCAGATCAAGTCGGACCTGCGCGAATTCGGTGTGGACTTTGATGTCTACTTCCATGAGAATTCTCTGTTCGAATCCGGCGCTGTTGATAAGGCGATTGAGCAGCTCAAGAACTCTGGTCAGATGTATCAGGGTGAGGGCGCGTGGTGGCTAAAATCCACCGATTACGGCGATTCCAAGGACCGCGTAGTTATCAAGTCTGATGGCAATGCTGCATACATTGCTGGTGATATCGCGTATGTTGCGGACAAGTTTGACCGCGGCCACAACCTGAACATCTACATGCTGGGCGCTGACCACCACGGTTATGTGCCACGTCTGAAGGCAGCGGCAGCTGCATTGGGCTATGACGCGGATGCTGTTGAGGTTCTCATTGGCCAGATGGTGAACCTGTTGCGCAACGGCCAGGCGGTGAAGATGTCCAAGCGTGCTGGCACCGTCATCACCATGAATGACTTGGTTGAGGCAATCGGTGTGGACGCAGCGCGTTACTCCCTGGTGCGTTCTTCCGTTGATCAGTCCATCGACATTGACCTGGCGCTGTGGGCTGCACAGTCCTCCGATAACCCGGTGTACTACGTGCAATACGGCCATGCGCGTCTGTGCTCCATCCAGCGCAAGGCTGAAGAAGTCGGCGTGAATTCCGATTCCGCGGACTTGGCGCTGTTAACCCACGAGCGTGAGGGCGACCTCATCCGCACCTTGGGCGAGTTCCCAGCAGTGGTGGCAGAAGCAGCTGAACTGCGTGAACCTCACCGTGTTGCGCGCTACGCGGAGGAGCTCGCATCGGTCTTCCACAAGTTCTATGACCAGTGCCAGATCTTGCCCAAGGCTGGGGAAGAGGCGGAGCCAATTCATGGTGCTCGTCTTGCGCTGGCTCAGGCAACCCGTCAGGTCCTGGCCAATGCCCTGGGCATGGTCGGCGTTTCAGCACCGGAGAAGATGTAA
- the lysA gene encoding diaminopimelate decarboxylase, translating into MADFNELPAQVWPRNAQRQEDGEVTIGGVPLSEIAEEYGTPVMVFDEDDFRSRCRDMAEAFGAPERVHYASKAFLSKRIARWVNEEGLAMDVASLGELRIALAADFPAERITVHGNNKSANFLRACVEAQVGHVVIDSAQELELLDLIAAKAQRVQPVLIRVTPGVDAHTHEFIATSHEDQKFGISLATGEAFAAAQACLRAENLTLVGLHCHVGSQVFDAEGFKLAAERIMALYSQIHNELGYALKEIDLGGGYGIPYTAHESPLDIKAVSKDLLAAVAHTADELGIEPPTVLVEPGRALVGASAVTVYEVGVIKDVTTGDSATPQRRYVAVDGGMSDNIRPALYGAEYDARVINRYTDGEEIPSRVVGSHCESGDILIENISLPNDVAAGDFLATAATGAYSYSMSSRYNAAFRPAVVAVRAGMIKPMLRRETLDDLLSLEVD; encoded by the coding sequence ATGGCTGATTTCAATGAACTACCGGCCCAGGTGTGGCCACGCAATGCCCAGCGCCAGGAAGATGGCGAAGTAACTATTGGTGGCGTGCCGCTTTCTGAAATTGCAGAAGAATACGGCACCCCGGTCATGGTCTTTGATGAAGATGATTTCCGTTCCCGCTGCCGTGATATGGCAGAGGCCTTCGGCGCACCGGAGCGCGTGCACTATGCGTCGAAAGCTTTCCTGTCCAAGCGCATCGCGCGCTGGGTCAACGAAGAAGGTCTTGCGATGGACGTTGCTTCCTTGGGTGAGCTGCGTATCGCGCTAGCAGCGGATTTTCCGGCTGAGCGCATTACTGTGCATGGAAACAACAAGTCAGCGAACTTCTTGCGCGCCTGCGTTGAGGCACAGGTTGGACATGTGGTCATAGACTCCGCGCAGGAACTGGAACTGCTGGATCTGATCGCAGCGAAGGCACAGCGTGTCCAGCCGGTTCTGATCCGCGTGACCCCAGGTGTGGATGCACACACCCATGAGTTCATTGCTACCAGCCATGAAGACCAGAAATTCGGCATCTCCTTGGCTACCGGTGAAGCCTTCGCTGCAGCGCAGGCGTGCCTGCGCGCGGAAAACCTCACCTTGGTTGGTCTGCACTGCCATGTTGGTTCCCAGGTCTTTGATGCCGAAGGCTTTAAGCTTGCAGCAGAGCGCATCATGGCCCTATACAGCCAGATCCACAATGAACTGGGCTACGCGCTCAAAGAGATTGATTTGGGCGGCGGCTACGGCATTCCATACACCGCGCATGAATCTCCATTGGACATCAAGGCAGTGTCCAAGGACTTGCTGGCAGCAGTTGCACACACTGCCGATGAACTCGGCATCGAACCACCAACCGTTTTGGTGGAACCAGGCCGTGCGTTGGTCGGCGCATCCGCTGTGACCGTTTACGAAGTTGGCGTGATCAAGGACGTCACCACTGGTGATTCGGCAACGCCGCAGCGTCGCTACGTGGCTGTCGATGGAGGCATGAGTGATAACATTCGCCCCGCTCTATATGGAGCGGAGTACGACGCACGCGTGATCAATCGCTATACCGATGGCGAGGAAATTCCATCCCGCGTGGTTGGTTCGCACTGTGAATCCGGCGATATCCTCATTGAAAACATCAGCCTGCCCAACGACGTCGCAGCAGGGGACTTCCTGGCCACGGCAGCAACGGGCGCTTATAGCTATTCGATGAGCTCACGCTACAACGCCGCATTCCGCCCAGCGGTAGTTGCAGTTCGTGCCGGCATGATTAAGCCAATGTTGCGCCGCGAGACCCTCGACGACCTGTTGTCGCTCGAAGTGGACTAA
- a CDS encoding PspC domain-containing protein: MSNQYGQYNEQPVHRRSLRRSATNKYVAGVLGGIAETYNIDATLVRVLFLLSFLLPGPQLLLYLVLWVVIPAGD, encoded by the coding sequence ATGTCTAACCAATACGGTCAGTACAACGAGCAGCCAGTCCACCGTCGTAGCCTTCGCCGTTCAGCCACCAACAAGTACGTTGCTGGTGTTCTCGGCGGAATTGCAGAAACCTACAACATTGACGCAACGCTAGTCCGCGTTCTGTTCTTGCTGTCCTTCCTGCTTCCAGGACCACAGCTGCTGCTGTACTTGGTTCTGTGGGTAGTTATCCCAGCGGGTGACTAA
- a CDS encoding LutB/LldF family L-lactate oxidation iron-sulfur protein → MATFLDTTPPRAPEDYGNLRGERGFVPAAHDGLNNATQRRNLLHATTTIRNKRQHAVDEIDDWQDLRDAGSGIKEDVAARLPELLEQFEKSVTARGGIVHWARDAKEANDIITDLIRETGETEVVKVKSMATQETGLNEHLEEVGIHAQETDLAELIVQLGDDKPSHILVPAIHRNRAEIRDIFVNKMPNTDDSLSTNPPELAEAARLFLREKFMKAKVAISGANFGIAETGNVCVVESEGNGRMCLTMPETLITLMGIEKLLPTFQDLEVFMQLLPRSSTAERMNPYTSLWSGVTDEDGPKNFHIVLLDNGRTAALSSEIGSKALKCIRCSACLNVCPVYERAGGHAYGSVYPGPIGIALTPQLTGMKDHHDPSASLPYACSLCGRCDEVCPVKIPLSDVILENRYQKVTHATPPVESKLFKVVEMAWKNPFLWNQITRMVFAGRVLGGFNGVIESLPLFMSGWSDGRNTAVPPKKSFRQWFDSDDAQALLAAARAEGIPQNNLQKEEK, encoded by the coding sequence ATGGCTACCTTTCTAGACACCACTCCACCGCGAGCGCCGGAGGACTACGGCAATCTGCGTGGTGAGCGCGGGTTTGTTCCCGCCGCCCACGATGGCCTGAACAATGCCACCCAGCGCCGCAATTTGCTGCACGCCACCACCACTATTCGCAACAAGCGCCAGCATGCAGTCGATGAGATTGATGATTGGCAGGATCTGCGTGATGCCGGTTCCGGCATCAAAGAAGACGTGGCAGCACGCTTGCCGGAGTTGCTTGAGCAGTTTGAGAAGTCCGTGACCGCCCGCGGCGGCATTGTGCACTGGGCGCGGGATGCCAAAGAGGCCAATGACATCATCACGGATCTCATTCGTGAGACCGGTGAGACTGAGGTGGTCAAGGTCAAGTCCATGGCCACCCAGGAAACGGGGCTCAATGAGCACTTGGAAGAAGTCGGCATCCACGCCCAGGAAACCGACCTCGCGGAGCTCATCGTGCAGCTTGGCGATGACAAACCATCGCACATCTTGGTCCCCGCCATCCACCGCAACCGCGCGGAAATTCGGGACATCTTTGTTAATAAGATGCCCAATACGGATGACTCGCTGTCCACCAACCCGCCGGAGCTCGCGGAAGCAGCGCGACTGTTTCTGCGCGAGAAGTTCATGAAGGCCAAGGTTGCAATCTCTGGCGCAAACTTCGGTATCGCAGAAACTGGCAATGTCTGCGTCGTAGAATCCGAAGGCAATGGCCGCATGTGCCTGACCATGCCAGAGACGCTGATTACCCTGATGGGTATCGAAAAGCTGCTGCCCACTTTCCAAGACCTGGAAGTGTTCATGCAGCTGCTCCCCCGCTCTTCTACCGCTGAGCGCATGAATCCTTATACCTCTTTGTGGTCGGGTGTGACAGACGAAGACGGGCCCAAGAACTTCCACATTGTCCTCCTGGATAATGGCCGCACCGCTGCATTATCCAGTGAGATTGGTTCCAAGGCACTCAAGTGCATTCGCTGTTCCGCGTGTCTAAATGTGTGCCCGGTTTATGAGCGCGCCGGCGGGCACGCCTACGGTTCTGTGTATCCCGGCCCCATCGGAATCGCGCTCACCCCGCAGCTGACAGGCATGAAGGATCATCATGATCCATCGGCAAGCTTGCCTTATGCCTGCTCACTGTGCGGGCGCTGCGATGAGGTCTGCCCCGTGAAGATCCCGCTGTCTGATGTCATCTTGGAAAACCGCTACCAAAAGGTCACCCATGCCACCCCGCCGGTGGAATCCAAGCTGTTCAAAGTTGTGGAAATGGCGTGGAAGAACCCATTTTTGTGGAACCAGATCACGCGCATGGTCTTTGCCGGCCGCGTGCTGGGTGGGTTCAACGGCGTAATTGAATCCCTGCCGCTGTTTATGTCTGGCTGGTCTGATGGCCGCAATACCGCGGTGCCTCCGAAGAAATCTTTCCGCCAGTGGTTTGATTCCGATGATGCGCAAGCGTTGCTCGCTGCCGCACGCGCCGAGGGTATTCCGCAAAACAACCTGCAGAAAGAGGAGAAATAG
- a CDS encoding MarR family winged helix-turn-helix transcriptional regulator → MIEQPRWLSDEEQELWQLILAATRKLDRGMENTLQAGGELSMPEFAVLATLSDAENHQMRLRELCNFLEWDRSRTSHQVTRMERRGFVNKCKSEGDARGVMVCLTDEGARRLESSAPDHVESVRRLVFDHLKPEDVPSLQRFLKGILDVNNVPGYGEC, encoded by the coding sequence ATGATTGAACAGCCGCGGTGGTTAAGCGACGAAGAGCAAGAACTGTGGCAGCTAATTCTTGCCGCTACACGAAAACTAGATCGGGGTATGGAAAATACCTTGCAAGCTGGTGGGGAACTCTCCATGCCGGAATTTGCGGTATTGGCGACTTTGTCCGACGCAGAAAATCATCAAATGCGTCTTCGAGAGCTGTGCAACTTCCTGGAATGGGACCGTTCCCGAACTTCTCACCAGGTCACGCGAATGGAACGCCGTGGCTTTGTCAATAAGTGCAAGAGTGAGGGCGATGCTCGTGGCGTAATGGTCTGCTTGACCGATGAGGGCGCACGCCGCCTGGAATCTTCGGCACCAGACCATGTGGAATCAGTGCGCCGCTTGGTCTTTGACCATTTGAAGCCAGAAGATGTCCCATCCTTGCAGCGTTTCCTCAAGGGCATCTTGGATGTCAACAACGTTCCTGGTTACGGGGAATGCTAG
- a CDS encoding alpha/beta hydrolase, which produces MFASGAACNGRGEVTKNPTLNGSKLEVRPLQINATGDPQTPYRYHGEMARQMNSHVVTVHGPGHGHVAAGNEVVDDIVVEYLRTGNATVSNAPGLHS; this is translated from the coding sequence ATGTTCGCGTCCGGCGCGGCCTGCAACGGCCGTGGCGAGGTGACCAAGAACCCAACCTTGAACGGATCCAAGCTGGAGGTTCGCCCGCTGCAGATTAACGCGACCGGTGACCCACAGACGCCTTACCGCTACCACGGTGAGATGGCGCGTCAGATGAACTCTCACGTCGTGACTGTTCACGGTCCTGGCCACGGCCACGTCGCTGCCGGCAACGAGGTTGTTGATGACATTGTGGTGGAATACCTGCGCACCGGAAACGCAACTGTTTCCAACGCACCGGGCCTGCATTCCTAG
- a CDS encoding LutC/YkgG family protein: MASAKSEILARIRTAQKSAKLPEFVNAPRNYVVSGTTDAEQLRELLIDRLEDYKADVHVCAEADLASTVVGILEQRQCRTVRFAPGMDAQLFDAFAGDAAADDASVDPRELDSVDAVITESTVSCAQTGTIVLESGETNGRRALTLVPDRHVCIVRSSDIVFGVPEMVARINPERPAALVSGPSATSDIELSRVEGVHGPRDLIVVIVK, translated from the coding sequence ATGGCTTCTGCAAAATCTGAGATCCTCGCGCGCATTCGCACCGCGCAAAAATCCGCCAAGTTGCCGGAATTTGTTAATGCCCCGCGCAACTATGTGGTTTCTGGCACCACGGATGCTGAGCAGCTGCGTGAGCTGCTTATTGATCGCCTCGAGGACTACAAAGCCGACGTGCATGTGTGCGCAGAAGCTGACCTGGCATCCACCGTGGTGGGCATTTTGGAGCAGCGCCAGTGCCGCACGGTTCGCTTTGCTCCAGGCATGGATGCACAGCTTTTCGATGCCTTCGCGGGCGACGCCGCCGCCGACGACGCATCGGTCGACCCACGTGAGCTGGACTCAGTCGACGCGGTGATTACCGAGTCCACGGTGTCTTGTGCGCAGACCGGAACCATTGTGTTGGAATCAGGTGAGACCAACGGCCGCCGCGCGCTAACCTTGGTCCCCGACCGCCACGTGTGTATTGTGCGCAGTTCAGACATTGTTTTCGGCGTGCCAGAGATGGTTGCTCGAATCAATCCGGAACGCCCGGCAGCGCTGGTGTCCGGCCCTTCGGCGACCTCCGATATTGAGCTCTCCCGTGTCGAGGGCGTGCATGGGCCGCGTGACCTGATTGTGGTCATTGTGAAATAG
- a CDS encoding (Fe-S)-binding protein — translation MRIALFSTCIGDSLFPDAHKATAIILARLGHEVVFPEEQTCCGQMHINTGYQKQALGMIRTYNDAFADPSIDYVVAASGSCVGAVREQHVRLADRFGSSADVDGSKQASQKTLDLPEFLVDIAGVTNVGAFFPHKVTYHSSCHGLRFLKLADRPYQLLREVEGIDLVELANAEECCGFGGTFAIKNAETSQAMVSDKVRHIKETGAEYVTGGDSSCLMNIGGSLSRQQTGVRAVHMAEILASTKEHPWTPTTAVYSREKML, via the coding sequence TTGCGTATCGCATTATTTTCAACATGCATTGGAGACTCTCTGTTTCCTGATGCACACAAAGCAACCGCCATCATTTTGGCCCGCCTAGGCCACGAGGTGGTCTTCCCCGAGGAACAAACCTGCTGCGGGCAGATGCACATCAACACCGGCTACCAAAAGCAGGCCTTGGGCATGATCCGCACTTATAACGACGCTTTCGCGGATCCTTCCATTGACTATGTTGTGGCCGCGTCTGGTTCCTGTGTTGGCGCGGTGCGCGAGCAGCACGTCCGCCTAGCAGACCGCTTCGGTTCTTCCGCAGACGTGGATGGCTCCAAGCAGGCCTCCCAGAAAACCTTGGACCTGCCGGAGTTCTTGGTTGATATCGCCGGAGTCACCAATGTCGGCGCATTCTTCCCACACAAGGTCACCTACCATTCTTCCTGCCACGGACTGCGCTTTCTCAAACTGGCAGACCGGCCCTATCAGCTTCTGCGGGAAGTTGAGGGAATCGATCTTGTTGAGCTTGCCAATGCCGAAGAGTGCTGCGGTTTCGGCGGCACCTTCGCCATTAAAAACGCTGAGACTTCCCAGGCGATGGTCTCTGACAAGGTTCGCCACATCAAAGAGACCGGCGCAGAATACGTCACCGGCGGTGACTCCTCCTGCCTGATGAACATCGGTGGTTCTCTATCGCGCCAGCAAACCGGTGTCCGCGCAGTCCACATGGCAGAGATTTTGGCTTCCACAAAGGAGCACCCGTGGACGCCCACCACCGCCGTCTACTCCAGGGAGAAGATGCTCTAA